Proteins encoded together in one Terriglobus saanensis SP1PR4 window:
- a CDS encoding WD40/YVTN/BNR-like repeat-containing protein, translated as MAPQYPRFPLLSSTVLAFTLALSSYASAAPWLPTGPEGGDARAFAGDPTDHLHIYLGTLTGWIYDTHDGGKQWTRLARVGQRDDLVLDNIVVDPSNSKHLVIGAHVIDRPDGGIYSSMDSGKSWTSSKQMQGHSVLALSFAPSDPKILIAGALDGVYRSTDGGNDWKLITPAGSMELHEIESIAIDPKDPSTIYAGTWHLPWKTSDGGANWHNIKEGIIDDSDVFSIIVDPKNPQVVYASACSGIYKSDSAGVQFKKVQGIPSTARRTRVLMQDPTRSDVVFAGTTEGLFRTADSGKTWVRNTANEVIVNDVFVDPKQPDHVLLATDRGGIVIAEDGGFSFHASNNGFSARQITAFAAGHTNPSELAVGVVNDKTFGGVFTSTDGGIKWAQQSDGLVGRDVFALTRTAEDTLLAGTSHGIFRLEAGKWKESGLLLSPVVVPPVAPPRRKGAPAKKAPVARRVPPPPAVHFDGAVYAFASSGNTIYAAAGDNVVVSPTGGIGWQTVEPLKNKEWRNIAVQGTRVVVGGLKVLALSSNSGADWHEIPAPPSISLMRALSMDDTGSIWVGGREGLVVSKDDGATWTKVHENYLNDVNNIFFDKAGERILVTNNRPTLVYAISVPAMKFTYMESGWNLRFVRPVGDHLVGATFFDGIVLQPRMMDSPVVTASK; from the coding sequence ATGGCCCCGCAGTACCCTAGATTTCCCTTGTTGTCTTCTACTGTCCTTGCGTTCACTTTAGCCTTGTCCAGCTACGCTTCCGCGGCTCCCTGGCTTCCCACCGGTCCTGAAGGCGGAGACGCCCGCGCCTTTGCTGGCGATCCGACAGACCACCTCCATATCTATCTCGGCACCTTGACGGGCTGGATCTATGACACACACGATGGTGGCAAGCAGTGGACGCGCCTTGCCCGTGTCGGTCAGCGCGACGATCTCGTGCTCGACAACATCGTTGTCGACCCCTCCAACTCCAAGCACCTCGTCATCGGCGCTCACGTCATCGATCGTCCTGATGGCGGTATCTACTCCAGCATGGACTCCGGAAAGAGCTGGACGAGCTCAAAGCAGATGCAGGGACACTCGGTCCTTGCCCTGAGCTTCGCTCCGTCGGACCCCAAAATTCTGATCGCGGGCGCGCTGGACGGCGTTTATCGCTCAACCGACGGCGGCAACGACTGGAAGCTCATCACACCAGCTGGAAGCATGGAACTGCACGAGATTGAGTCCATCGCGATCGATCCGAAGGATCCTTCGACCATTTATGCCGGTACCTGGCATCTTCCCTGGAAGACCTCCGACGGCGGCGCTAACTGGCACAACATCAAAGAAGGCATCATCGACGACTCCGATGTCTTCTCGATCATCGTCGACCCGAAGAATCCCCAGGTCGTCTACGCCAGTGCCTGCTCCGGTATCTACAAGAGCGACTCCGCCGGAGTCCAGTTCAAGAAGGTGCAGGGAATTCCCTCGACCGCTCGCCGTACGCGCGTCTTAATGCAGGACCCGACGCGCAGCGATGTCGTCTTTGCGGGAACTACCGAAGGCCTCTTCCGTACCGCGGACTCCGGTAAGACCTGGGTCCGGAACACCGCCAACGAAGTCATCGTCAACGACGTCTTCGTCGACCCGAAGCAGCCGGACCACGTTCTGCTCGCGACTGATCGTGGTGGCATCGTCATCGCGGAGGATGGTGGTTTCAGCTTCCACGCTTCGAATAATGGCTTCTCCGCCCGGCAGATTACGGCCTTTGCAGCTGGCCACACCAATCCCTCCGAACTCGCCGTTGGCGTCGTCAACGACAAGACCTTCGGTGGCGTCTTTACCAGCACAGACGGTGGGATCAAGTGGGCGCAACAGAGCGATGGCCTTGTGGGACGCGATGTCTTTGCCCTGACTCGTACAGCGGAGGATACCCTTCTCGCAGGTACCAGCCACGGCATCTTCCGTCTGGAAGCAGGAAAGTGGAAGGAGTCGGGTCTGCTGCTCAGCCCTGTCGTCGTTCCTCCCGTGGCCCCTCCCCGACGCAAGGGTGCGCCAGCAAAGAAGGCTCCTGTGGCTCGCCGAGTCCCTCCGCCTCCAGCCGTCCACTTTGACGGTGCTGTCTACGCATTCGCGTCTTCGGGAAACACGATCTATGCGGCAGCGGGCGACAACGTCGTCGTCTCCCCAACCGGCGGTATCGGTTGGCAGACGGTGGAGCCACTCAAGAACAAGGAGTGGCGGAACATCGCTGTACAGGGCACCCGCGTCGTTGTGGGCGGTCTGAAGGTGCTCGCCCTCTCTTCGAACAGCGGTGCGGACTGGCACGAGATTCCCGCTCCGCCCAGCATTTCGCTCATGCGTGCGCTCAGCATGGACGACACCGGAAGCATCTGGGTCGGCGGTCGCGAAGGTCTCGTTGTCTCCAAGGATGACGGCGCTACCTGGACGAAGGTTCACGAGAACTATCTGAATGATGTGAACAACATCTTTTTTGATAAGGCAGGCGAGCGCATCCTGGTGACCAACAACCGTCCCACGCTGGTCTACGCGATCAGCGTTCCCGCCATGAAGTTTACTTACATGGAGTCCGGCTGGAACCTGCGCTTCGTCCGCCCGGTCGGGGACCATCTTGTCGGTGCCACGTTCTTCGACGGCATCGTCCTTCAGCCCCGTATGATGGACAGCCCCGTCGTCACCGCCTCCAAATAG
- a CDS encoding OmpA family protein, translating into MFSRPFRKLGRSVLAASVISLGVMSLGAQTTAATPAPPAGPNPSRVDVFLGYSYFGAHGTVKPANIAYSSIDIGAIGSGAYYFNKYVGGEVSFAAHPDGKNDGLFIAAAGPIFRAPMQNFTLFAHGLVGAAKLGGPNNEGVFLYHEPYRWGPSLTAGGGMDYDLPFFNHRFGLRLFQADYVYVHESYGPYTPPPTGGVMGGRTNLGGAQLSTGLLVHFGHIVPPPPVLYACTASPMTAYPGDPITITGTATNLNPKKDATYTWTTDGGTIAGTSSTANVDTKTLSAGSYNAKGHVSQGIKVGQFADCVAPFTVKAFEPPTVTCSASPSSVRPGDSSTITASGVSPQNRPLTYSYSATSGSVSGSDATATLSTAGAGPGTITVTCNVVDDKGQTASATTSVDVSAPPAPPAPTTSALCSINFGRDKRRPARVDNEAKACLDDVALNLQRTSDAKVILTGNKAGNEKGGKLAAERAINTKAYLVTEKGIDPSRISVYTGSADDTTVTTTLVPAGATASDAGTPVDESAIKVQPRTARKHHKK; encoded by the coding sequence ATGTTTTCACGCCCGTTTCGCAAGCTAGGCCGGTCAGTATTGGCTGCAAGCGTCATCAGTCTTGGTGTCATGAGTCTGGGAGCGCAGACCACCGCAGCCACGCCCGCCCCGCCCGCAGGCCCAAATCCTTCGCGGGTGGATGTTTTCCTGGGATATTCCTACTTCGGTGCTCACGGCACTGTTAAGCCAGCGAATATCGCTTACTCTTCCATCGATATCGGTGCAATCGGCAGCGGCGCCTACTACTTCAACAAGTATGTCGGCGGCGAAGTCTCCTTTGCAGCTCATCCAGATGGTAAGAATGACGGTCTCTTCATCGCCGCTGCGGGTCCTATCTTCCGTGCTCCGATGCAGAACTTCACTCTCTTCGCTCACGGCCTCGTAGGCGCGGCGAAACTGGGCGGACCGAACAACGAAGGTGTTTTCCTGTACCACGAGCCCTATCGCTGGGGACCGTCCTTGACGGCCGGCGGCGGTATGGACTACGACCTCCCGTTCTTCAATCACCGCTTCGGTCTTCGCCTCTTCCAGGCTGACTATGTATATGTCCACGAGTCGTACGGTCCTTACACCCCTCCCCCAACGGGCGGAGTTATGGGCGGCCGCACCAACCTCGGTGGCGCACAGCTCTCCACCGGTCTTCTGGTTCATTTCGGCCACATCGTCCCGCCGCCTCCAGTCCTTTATGCCTGCACAGCGAGCCCGATGACCGCCTATCCTGGCGACCCGATCACCATCACCGGTACCGCAACCAACCTGAACCCCAAGAAGGATGCGACCTACACCTGGACCACCGACGGTGGAACGATTGCAGGTACGTCTTCGACGGCCAATGTCGACACCAAGACACTCTCCGCTGGCAGCTACAACGCCAAGGGTCATGTCTCGCAGGGTATCAAGGTCGGCCAGTTCGCCGATTGCGTCGCGCCGTTCACGGTCAAGGCCTTCGAGCCGCCCACTGTCACCTGCTCGGCTAGCCCGTCTTCGGTTCGCCCTGGCGATTCCTCCACCATCACTGCATCTGGCGTAAGCCCGCAGAACCGCCCCCTGACGTATAGCTACAGCGCGACGTCTGGTTCGGTCTCTGGCTCTGATGCCACTGCAACCCTCTCCACCGCCGGTGCTGGCCCAGGTACGATCACTGTCACCTGCAACGTCGTAGACGATAAGGGGCAGACCGCTTCGGCCACTACTTCGGTCGACGTCTCTGCTCCTCCGGCTCCTCCTGCACCCACGACCTCGGCTCTTTGCTCGATCAACTTCGGTCGTGACAAGCGTCGTCCGGCTCGTGTGGACAACGAAGCGAAGGCCTGCCTTGATGATGTGGCTCTCAACCTCCAGCGCACCTCTGATGCCAAGGTCATTCTGACCGGCAACAAGGCTGGTAACGAAAAGGGCGGCAAGCTTGCTGCTGAGCGTGCCATCAACACCAAGGCCTACCTGGTTACGGAAAAGGGCATCGACCCGTCGCGCATCTCGGTCTACACCGGATCCGCTGATGACACGACGGTCACCACCACCCTCGTCCCAGCTGGTGCCACCGCGAGCGATGCAGGAACCCCGGTCGACGAAAGCGCGATCAAGGTTCAGCCCCGCACCGCGAGAAAGCACCACAAGAAGTAG